A region from the Hydra vulgaris chromosome 08, alternate assembly HydraT2T_AEP genome encodes:
- the LOC136083105 gene encoding zinc finger MYM-type protein 1-like: MQFPQTVDNNKNNERKDENNYTENEVTCQSPTNEIQKVESIESTMHNNELDSDTILRNNPALRPLQLKENELVFNRLRQHICQKWLLQLEKAKQTIFGHENSKEHIQCIIKWIEFIKQNTDVDEYMVSQIKREFNYWSAILNRIVVVIRFSAGRGLAFRGHNEVIGSSNSGNYLGMLELLTQFDPVLKQHIDTFANIGKGNVNYLSKTICEELIDIMSQKVLTHIITEYWGIIVDLTPDNSHVDQLSVIFRYYLNGHVYERFFCFLQIKGHDGKSLITDILDLLERYDIDITSCQGQAYDNASNMSGKYSGLQARVIERSELAFYIPCAGHSLNLVGQCSVSECINSINYFGVLQSLYSFFVASTHRWDLLKGNHATLKRLSDTRWSSLCHIAEDTEEKSDTRHETLCLLNKITKLEFAFMAVHWHHILKRFNAVSKFLRKVELDLHTASSMLLSLIDFVKNLQNDLTKFENESKNLARLLKKTIRIRTEER; encoded by the exons ATGCAATTTCCACAAACtgtagataataataaaaacaatgaaagaaaagatgaaaACAATTACACGGAAAATGAGGTAACCTGCCAAAGTCCTACAAATGAAATTCAAAAAGTTGAAAGTATTGAATCTACAATGCATAATAATGAGCTTGACTCAG ATACCATTCTACGCAATAACCCTGCTTTACGGCCGTTACAATTAAAGGAAAATGAAC TTGTTTTCAACCGATTACGACAACATATTTGTCAAAAGTGGCTTTTACAATTGGAAAAAGCTAAACAAACTATTTTCGGCCACGAAAACAGCAAGGAACATATTCAATGTATAATTAAGTGGATAGAattcataaaacaaaatactgaTGTTGATGAATATATGGTAAGCCAGATTAAAAGGGAATTTAATTATTGGTCTGCAATCTTAAATAGAATAGTAGTGGTTATTCGATTTTCAGCCGGAAGAGGTTTAGCATTTCGAGGCCATAATGAAGTTATAGGATCGTCAAATAGCGGAAATTACTTAGGCATGTTAGAACTGTTGACTCAATTTGATCCAGTTTTAAAGCAACACATTGACACTTTTGCAAATATAGGCAAAGGTAATGTAAATTATTTGTCTAAAACTATTTGTGAAGAGCTAATTGATATTATGTCTCAAAAGGTTTTAACGCACATTATTACCGAATACTGGGGAATTATCGTAGATTTGACTCCTGATAATTCTCACGTGGATCAACTTTCTGTGATATTTCGTTATTATCTAAATGGCCACGTGTATGaacgatttttttgttttttacaaattaaaggccACGACGGTAAATCTTTGATTACTGACATTTTAGATCTACTGGAAAGATATGATATTGATATAACCAGTTGTCAGGGACAGGCATACGATAATGCAAGCAATATGTCTGGTAAATATTCTGGATTACAAGCACGTGTAATAGAGAGGAGTGAATTAGCTTTTTATATCCCTTGCGCTGGacattctttaaatttagtagGGCAGTGCAGTGTCAGTGAGTGCATCAATTCTATCAACTATTTTGGCGTTCTCCAGAGTTTGTATTCATTTTTTGTAGCTTCAACACATAGATGGGATTTATTGAAAGGAAATCATGCTACACTCAAGCGCCTATCAGATACACGATGGTCAT CGCTATGTCATATAGCTGAGGATACAGAAGAAAAATCTGACACTCGTCATGAAACTTTGTGTTTATTAAACAAGATCACTAAGCTAGAGTTTGCATTCATGGCTGTACATTGGCATCACATACTTAAGAGGTTTAATGCAGTTAGCAAATTTCTTCGAAAAGTTGAATTAGATTTGCATACAGCAAGCAGTATGTTACTTTCACTAATTGACtttgtaaaaaacttacaaaacgaCCTTACGAAATTTGAGAATGAATCAAAAAACTTAGCTCGTTTATTGAAAAAGACTATTCGGATAAGAACAGAAGAAAGGTAA